A genomic stretch from Kribbella amoyensis includes:
- a CDS encoding GlxA family transcriptional regulator → MTRSTVSVLAYDGMTAFEAGIVIEVFGLTWPDIDQPWYELKVCTETPEPVRVIGGATLSTPHGLDDFAAADTVVVPSVRDPQAEISPELVAALRSAHARGARMVSICSGAFALAAAGILDGRRATTHWRYAEQLRDRYPAIDVDPEPLYVDDGGVFTSAGCAAGLDLSLHLVRQDLGAAVANAVARRLVIQPYRTGGQAQYIEAPMPPKPDDAPVARSIAWALDHLAEPIGVPDLAEVAGLSPRTYLRHFVRATGATPAKWLIAQRIQAALAMLETGDAPVEEIALAAGFATPVTFRHHFGKALRTSPSAYRRTFRARLAG, encoded by the coding sequence ATGACCCGATCCACCGTGTCCGTGCTCGCCTACGACGGGATGACGGCGTTCGAGGCCGGCATCGTGATCGAGGTGTTCGGCCTCACCTGGCCCGACATCGACCAGCCCTGGTACGAGCTCAAGGTCTGCACCGAGACGCCGGAGCCGGTCCGCGTCATCGGCGGCGCCACGCTCAGTACGCCGCACGGGCTGGACGACTTCGCCGCGGCCGACACGGTGGTGGTGCCGAGCGTCCGCGATCCGCAGGCCGAGATCTCGCCCGAACTGGTGGCCGCCCTGCGCAGCGCTCACGCGCGGGGCGCCCGGATGGTGTCGATCTGCTCGGGCGCGTTCGCGCTCGCCGCGGCCGGGATCCTGGACGGCCGCCGCGCGACCACCCACTGGCGGTACGCCGAGCAGTTGCGGGACCGCTATCCCGCGATCGACGTGGACCCCGAGCCGCTCTACGTCGACGACGGTGGCGTGTTCACGAGTGCGGGCTGCGCGGCCGGGCTCGACCTGTCGCTGCACCTGGTCCGCCAGGATCTCGGCGCCGCCGTCGCGAACGCGGTCGCCCGCCGCCTGGTGATCCAGCCGTACCGGACCGGCGGCCAGGCGCAGTACATCGAGGCCCCGATGCCGCCGAAGCCCGACGACGCCCCGGTCGCCCGGAGCATCGCCTGGGCCCTGGACCACCTGGCCGAGCCGATCGGCGTACCCGACCTGGCCGAGGTGGCCGGGCTGTCACCCCGGACGTACCTGCGGCACTTCGTCCGGGCGACCGGGGCGACCCCGGCCAAGTGGCTGATCGCCCAGCGGATCCAGGCGGCGCTGGCGATGCTGGAGACCGGCGACGCGCCGGTCGAGGAGATCGCGCTGGCGGCCGGGTTCGCGACCCCGGTGACGTTCCGGCACCACTTCGGCAAGGCGCTGCGGACCTCGCCCTCGGCGTACCGGCGGACCTTCCGGGCCCGGCTGGCGGGCTGA
- the thrC gene encoding threonine synthase gives MSLTATGSTHTIREGAFGNGTHLSCRACGAKSPLGPFYACMECFGPLEVGYEFPAITREQIEAGPKNIWRYQPLLPVPTDVASFPNTEPGYTRLVDAGNLARELGLKKLWVKDDSGNPTHSFKDRVVASALSATRELGMKVFACPSTGNLANAVAAAAARAGIRSVVFIPKDLERPKVITTAVYGGTLVAVDGNYDDVNKLASEIAGEEEGWAFVNVNVRPYYSEGSKTLAFEIAEQLGWRLPQQIVVPVASGSQLTKIDKGFTELGKLGLVDATDYKVYGAQATGCSPVAQAFRDGHDVVKPVRPDTIAKSLAIGNPADGPYVLDVARRTGGVIADVTDEEVVEGIQLLARTEGIFTETAGGVTVATLKKLVATGQLDPEAETVIINSGDGLKTLDAVADRVGPKVTIPASYDAFVEAGLQ, from the coding sequence ATGAGCCTGACCGCCACCGGGTCCACCCACACCATCCGCGAAGGTGCCTTCGGCAACGGTACGCACCTGAGCTGCCGCGCCTGTGGGGCGAAGTCGCCGCTCGGTCCGTTCTACGCCTGTATGGAGTGCTTCGGTCCGCTCGAGGTCGGGTACGAGTTCCCGGCGATCACGCGCGAACAGATCGAGGCCGGACCCAAGAACATCTGGCGCTACCAGCCGCTGCTGCCCGTCCCCACCGACGTGGCCAGCTTCCCGAACACCGAACCCGGCTACACCCGGCTCGTCGACGCCGGCAACCTGGCCCGCGAGCTCGGGCTGAAGAAGCTCTGGGTGAAGGACGACTCGGGCAACCCGACGCACTCGTTCAAGGACCGGGTCGTCGCCTCCGCCCTGAGCGCCACCCGCGAGCTCGGCATGAAGGTCTTCGCCTGCCCCTCCACCGGCAACCTGGCCAACGCCGTCGCCGCGGCCGCCGCGCGGGCCGGGATCCGCTCGGTCGTCTTCATCCCGAAGGACCTGGAGCGGCCCAAGGTCATCACCACCGCGGTGTACGGCGGCACGCTGGTCGCCGTCGACGGCAACTACGACGACGTGAACAAGCTCGCCTCCGAGATCGCCGGCGAGGAGGAGGGCTGGGCGTTCGTCAACGTCAACGTCCGGCCGTACTACTCCGAGGGCTCCAAGACGCTCGCCTTCGAGATCGCCGAGCAGCTCGGCTGGCGGCTGCCGCAGCAGATCGTCGTCCCGGTCGCGTCCGGCTCCCAGCTGACCAAGATCGACAAGGGCTTCACCGAGCTCGGCAAGCTGGGTCTCGTCGACGCGACCGACTACAAGGTGTACGGCGCCCAGGCGACCGGCTGCTCCCCGGTGGCGCAGGCGTTCCGGGACGGGCACGACGTGGTCAAGCCGGTCCGCCCCGACACCATCGCCAAGTCGCTGGCGATCGGCAACCCCGCCGACGGCCCGTACGTCCTCGACGTCGCCCGCCGGACCGGTGGCGTGATCGCCGACGTCACCGACGAGGAAGTTGTCGAGGGCATCCAGTTGCTGGCCCGGACCGAGGGCATCTTCACCGAGACCGCGGGCGGGGTGACCGTCGCGACGCTGAAGAAGCTGGTCGCGACCGGCCAGCTCGACCCCGAGGCCGAGACGGTGATCATCAACTCCGGCGACGGGCTCAAGACGCTCGACGCCGTGGCCGACCGGGTCGGCCCCAAGGTGACCATCCCCGCGTCGTACGACGCCTTCGTGGAAGCAGGTCTGCAGTGA